In Lolium rigidum isolate FL_2022 chromosome 7, APGP_CSIRO_Lrig_0.1, whole genome shotgun sequence, the DNA window tccatgctattttgataaatctcatgataatcctttatttgtgcctaatttCGAAATGCATGGAACTAAATTTGTTTGCTTGGagagtgtttatgataaagctctagatgatggtcctatgttacttgttgCTATAAATTATAATGCTACTGAAAATATGATTGCTACTAGTATTCacatacctcttgagaatgatcaatcatcttgttataaaattgctaaaagtgggtttgattgttttaatcctactatttttgagcttgataaaaattatgtgtttgaggatcatgaaaagcatgctttatgtgatagttatattgttgaatttattcatgatgctactaaaaattattatgagagaggaaaatatggttgtagggatttacatggtactaaaacacctctctacatgatgaaaattttaaagttactcttgttttaccttcacatgcttgtcactttgttctttgtgaatttatttgtgtacaagattcccatgcacaggaagtgggtaagacttaaatgtgtttcatatttgcttcttgatgctctcttttgcttcaattcatattacatatgtgagcatcttctcaaattactgagcctatcttaatggctataaagaaagagctttttgggagacaacccattatgtttttatttctgttattttactgttttgttgagtctcggAAGTTATcgctactgtaatgacctcttcttatcatttttattttgtttttgtgccaagagtagcctctaatggtaagaaagtagtgtttggggtatttgcaattctgaaataGATTCTGTGCTGATTACGAAAACAATTCTTACAAATCACCAGAACGTTATTTtaggctgcaaatttttgtgcttatgccccAATATGTTAGCTAACttcgttagtttagcatttttcgatttgagcagcagaactatttctttaatttcgatctctgccGGCTGGTCTGTTTTAACagctgccatgttttgcatttgtgTCTTATACTTCGTGTTTTTGAGTTCTTTAatgaaaaagagctttgggaagaaTTAGCTACAGTAgtatatgttaaaatgagtgttttatatgtgccattactgaagccttgctggtttaatatatttttatttgcactaatgttgctaatgaattgtgttgagttttgtgtgaaggaagttttctagtgtagggagagaagaatgatgcaataagatgaaacatggacaagagctcaagcttggggatttcccctggaccccccaaaaaatatccaagaagtacaagcgtcaaagcttggggatgcccgaggcaccccctcttcatcagtaaaaagcaccaggtcatttttcagtgcgctatatttttattgcttcatgcattatgtgttattcttggagcgtcttttttttgtgtgtattttgttttgttttgtttgctgttcaATAAATTTGGACCCATCATATTTATTTTggagagaaacacgctccgctttaattgcatgaacgctctagttttcactcatatGTTCAACGAGCGTTCTATTTTTGTGAGTACTGCGTTTAAGCTCTAGTTTTCATTCATATTATGTGCAGAGCTTGTTGGTTTTCTATATGCAAGTGAGTTTATCTCTCTGATATCTACTGAATATTATCtacgagagttgtttcaaataagttaactggtgttggatacgagtaagaagactcatattaatagtgatgcaaatgaaagatctcctttgatgtttcaattgagttgacttgatgatcatttagtttttgacctttaatatcaccatatgctttgattgataagttttgtcgctatgcaggccattattgctctcttagtcggTCGCCCCCTTTCTTTTGTtagccttcatttgtactgagtatgagctctactcgtgcatccaactcccaaaaaccaaaatgacaatcgtgtccaccatacctacctatatgtggtatttcatagccactccaaagtaaatttcttgtgtgctacctttaaaacaaaatggtCCTTGTTtttgaaatatatagctcatgtgggaaagtagcctaaaaaactattgtggtaaggaatatatCACttttgtatcttagttcttataagttgcttgttgagtggtaaccatgttatctggggacgccatcaacctgtcacacctttgttgaatatcatgtgagttgctatgcatgttcgccttgtctgaagtaagagagatttgccatgagttgaaatggtttgagtatgcatattgttagagaagaacattgggccgccaaccaaagacatgtatcatggtggaagtttcagcttggacactcaaatcctcaaaatctcttatgagaatattattattgttgaatgcttaaagcattaaaaagaggagtccattatttgttttctatgttgtcccggtatggatgtccttaagttgagatctatcaaaatcgagaaatcaaatgcgatttatctccttggacctttgtacaggtggcatagaggtacccctttgtgacacttggttgaaacatatgtaatgcgatgataatccatggaaatctgagctaattaggacaaggtgcgggcactattagtattcgatgcatgaggcttgcaacttataggaagttttatacataacccatatgaattattactaccgtcgacacaattgtttccatgcttccaaaataaaaagctctagcacatgagtaatccctgcttccctctgcgaagggcctttcttttacttttatgttgagtattcatcttctaagttcatgcaccatgaagagagcatagttgtcattcttagttttatgtgcatggtcctaaaattattattgattgaatcatgaatctgTTATTACTTatccttaaattatttgtatctagtcatcatttgaactttgaaggtgcatgtcacttcaaaaattatttgtttgttatcacttacctactcgaggacgagcaagagttaagcttggggatgttgatatgttgcaaacgtatctataatttttgatgctccatgcttgttctacaccaatttatctgtgttttatgtgcactttgcatcattttatgacatttattggactaacctattaaaaagtgCCACAATGccatttattatgtctgtttattgcagaaaatgtccaaaaataaagtgctcggaaaattctggaaaaatcacagaaattctaatatACCAGAAGACCCCGGGAGCCAGAAGGAAAGCCGGAGGGGGGCTATAGGCCGCCCATACCAGGCCcaggagtggccagcccaggccCGCGCCTGGGGGTGGTATGGTGGCCTCGTgcaccccctcgcgtcgcctcttcgcctataagacccctctgacCTAAGAACTCCGCTACGAACcaccctccgtccacgaaaatttccgtagccaccgtcatcgccgaaaccaagtttcgggggacagaagtctctgttccgacaccctgccgagatggggaagtgcccccggagccatcgccatggactccaccacctccacttcgactccatgatggtttgtgagtagttcccgcagggactatgggttcttggctgtagctagatggtactaTCTCCCATgttcttcaatacaataatctcatgagctgtcttacatgattgagatccatatgatgtaatcggtgttgtgtttgttgggattcgatggattgatcattatgttcagtatatcttataagttgtgaagtatttgttgctgcaatattgttatgtttaatgcttgtcactagtgcacgagtggcatgatcttagatctaggctctataattgttgcttagattgtatctacaaattgtatgcacatgtctttgtccggaacccgaggccccaaagtgatctcgaattcggataaccggaggggatgactttgatatgaggatcacatgttttcaccaagtgttaatgctttgcttcggtgaTCTATTAAaacgagtaccttaattaccagtaatttccttgaggccccgctgcaaacgggctggtaggacaaaaaatgttatgcaagtttctcattgagagcacgtatgactatatatgaaaaacatgcctacgatattaatagactggatattttgtcttaatgctaaattcaattctgtcaatggcccagctgtaatttgttcacccaacactggaTTACAGCTACCTATTCCtagccttcacggatctgactcctggcatagacctccaaggatccggctaccttcgtaggtcggttaggatccggctacctcagtaggtcggttcggttccggctaccttcgtaggtcggttaggatccggctccttgcttttgggctggacatcttccatcttgatcaacagttAGGCCGTTCGGTGGACCGTAAGCTACcagcaccatctgtgggccacccggacttgccggaatcggaccatgtcgatggtatacctatgaagtatatccacaacacatTGAATTAAGATGCAACCCTTAAGAAACAATGCATTATGATGTTAATTTGTTTCCATAGTCTACTTCTTAGGATAGCACGCTAAGAAAAAATGCATTGTGAAAGGTTTAACACTAAACAACCATATCTCTTTCTTAATTAGCATGCCACATGAGCAAATCACCTAGGATACATAGATACGACTAATCGTAGTGAAATAATGTAGACTAGTAATAAcatgcatatgttactagtctatgtTCCATATGAGATTATAGTTGCTCCCTTTCTCAACATTTGCTCTCGTCTTTTATCTCTTCTCATATGCATGTGGAAGTTGTTGGCGTGCAGTAATTAATTGGACAGAGCCCAATCTCATATAGAGGGAGTATTATATGTGTGGCACAACATAGAAATACTTAATTATTCTTTCGTAGACCGTAAACATGTTATATGATGATAACATAATACTCCCTTCATTccttgatataaggtgtatagtttttccGAAAAAACTCCCaaatataaggtgtattgcgtAGAACCACTTAGTTGGACTTTTTTTTACGGATTCGATTGCATTTTCTTAGCTCTtgcaaactcctctattttctcaaAGCAATAATTCAGGTTTAATCTTGCCCAAAATTCGTGTAACTTGCTTTCaatgtgtgtttcttaattttcgtgctaaaaactatacaccctatatttaggaacggagggagtatgttattATCCCCGTTCAGTTTATAAGTCCCGCGCTAGGTTATTAATCAGACCGGAGTACTACTCCCGCTTTAGTATACGGAGTAGTGTTTGTGAAAGGCCTAAACAGATAAGATTAATCATTGGGGAGTGGGTTCAACACTACATTTAAACGTCTGGCGTCCGTACAGACGTACAGCCAAGGGGAAGAAGCTTCTTTCGTTTGCTAATATATACTCTCCACTTACTCATACTGATCTGGTGCTGAGCTGTTTGTGCATGCAGGATATGGCAATGCTATTGGCAATATGGCATCAACAACATGTCAACACGCATGAAACTTTTCGCCGGAGTAGTATATTTCGCCGTCATGACTTTGGCCATGGTGGGCATCGTGGCAAACACACACCAAACACACATAAAACAAACGGCGACATCTGATCTGATGCCCGTAAAATAATGACATGGTGAAGCCGCGCAGGAGCCACTGAAAAGCATCTGAAACTTGGTTTATTTCGACAGTACAATATTAACAAGGAGACGTGTGGTGCGGTGCTTGAAAGGAAACCATGCATGGTGGCTGAAAGTAGGTACAGAAATGGCGCATAGCCATCTTATCGTCGTGGATCCATTGCGTGCCACCAGTTTCACGGTGAGCAGATCTGCATGTGTTGCTTTCCAACGGAACGTGGAACCAGTAGTGTCGCTTGACACAATCTTTTCCGTCCCATCACTCGCCACTTGGCTCCTAGTTCAGACCTTTGCTGCCGCATCATCTGGCACTTGAGCTTGCAGCTCCAGGACAGGTTTACCGGCAGCGCTTATCTTGTTCATGTCGTCTTTTTCCTCCATGTTTTTGCCCCAGAGGACGTTGTATAGGCCTCCAATCAGTAGTATCCCTGCAATTATACTGCTCAAATAGAGCAGTGTCAGCAAAAAATATGTTCAGCTCTTAAGATTCAATTGCACAATTTTCTTTATACTGCAGCATAGGTTTCATCGTAGTTCAGGAAGGATTATGATTGTACCTCCCTAGGCTAACTGCGTCTCCTAAAATCAATGAAGATATGATGATTGTGAAGATCATAGTGAGCGGCATCGACATGGCAAGGAACACTGGCCCCCTCTTGGCGATCGTCCACATTTGCATGTAGTACGAGATGGCGGTGACGATCACGCCCTGCAACGTTATGACAGCATGAACTTCAGTTGAGCATTTTTTTCAGTACATAATATGGAACTGCACAATGTGTCCAAGGCTCTCAAATACGTACGCTGTATATGACGGCGACCAGACTAATATTAAACCCAAGTTTCCACTTGGAGAAATCCCTCTCTGCCGCGACCGCCACGGCGAAGGCCTGCAGCGATGCACACGAGATCTGTAGCGTGGTGTTCATCAGTTTTGAAGTGTCCTCTATCAATGGCCCCTGAACAAAAAATATCAAGACACATAAGTGTCCGAACTTCTGATCCTCTAATTAAAGTATTGAGTGCTTATGTTACCTGCAACACTGTCCACAAGCCTGCTAAGATGTTGGAGAGCGTCATGAGGAAAATCCCAAACACCCATTGCTTCTTTGAATAGGTGTCTGCTCCAGAGGAGTTGCCGCTGCTGCCACCGTCCTTGAAGAGGCGGTGGTGGTTGAAAGATTTGAACATCGGCCCCTCGTAGAAGGCCAGCACGGTGACGCCAGCGATGCAGAAGAGAATACCGGCCACTTTTATGTTGCCATGGAGCTTCTTCAGTTTCATGGACTCCATCCTGTCACGAGGAGTTCGTTTCTTAGGGACAAGAACCGACATTGTAGCTTTTCCGACCTGACTTCTGATTCAGTGCGTGTGTTCTGAATTCTGTTACGTGTATACCGTTCGTTTTCTTTATTTGGCATAAGACAATAGAAATGCATGCAGTCGATTGAGACGGGAAAAGAATACAGTTTTTGCTGGACAAATAGACTGGAGAAGTGAGAGAACATAGCGCTTCAATTACCCCAAGATGACGGCAAGAATGAAGGTAACCACCGGTTGAACGTTATACAATGCTGATGAAGATGTTGCTGACGCATAATTGAGACCAAGGTTAAATAAGACGCCACATGCTGTCACCCTGAGAACCAAATAATGTCAGGAATTTCAAAGGTTTAGCCAAGGATTCAGGGAGCTCAAAAGCTGAGATGAGTACCATGCATAATTCAAAATttgttacaaaaaaaaaactagcagtTGTCTGCATGTGTTCTACTGTTACTCTCAGTTTGCTTTCGCTGAAACAACAACTGAATGAACTATGTGACACCAGAAGAACAATCCAACTCACGCTAGACCGACGACTCAACAGTCAACATACCCATATAAAGCGTGTATGAACATCTTGGCGGCAATCTTCAGTGTCACCGGTTTAGCTTTTTGCCTGCGCAACAAGAGATCATGGCACACTAATGAGTTATAAAAGAGAACCAGGCAAGTAGACAGACAACGATCAAACGCAGAAGTAAACAACAATCTCACCTCTCTAGAACAAACGTAGCAGGGATCAACACAAGTGCAGCGGTGGTATGCCGGTAGAACACGAACACGAAGGGGTTCATGCCTTGATCTAGCGCTATCTTGCTCATGACATGCATGCCGGAGTACATGATCCTGATCAGAACCACCGCACCGTAAGCCTTGGCAGCGCTGGCACCACCCATCTTGATTTCCAAGAAAGTATTGTTCTTCTACTCTCTGAAGCTATGGCAACTCAGCGTCGAGGCAACCTATATATACATTGCCAAAAGCACCTGCGCCTCAACAACCTAGTAAGAGCATATGCCTTTGGTCCTGTGTGCTGCAGGACATGGATAATCCCAGCAACCTAGCTAGTGCACCATCACCTAATCAGTGATGCATGCGCCAATGGGTGAGGAAGAAAGCGAATGAAAAATGCTGGGCACCGGGGTGAGTCATGGGAGCAGAAGGGGGGAGGAAATTGGGTGACGGGTGATCCCAGCATCCACTGATGAGAATGGAAAAGATGACAAGGAGGTGATCCGAGTCGATCCCAACTTATTTCTCAGCTAGCTGTTACCATTTGGTTCCACAGCGCCGCTGCTTTTTGGTGCAAAGGCAGAGGTTGTGTGTAACAAACCAGGCACATACTGTTTCATGTCAACATTATATGTGTTTATATGGACATGATGGAAAGGGGACACGGGAATTAGTGACCGACGGAACAAGCAAGCTGACACGCAGAAAGCATGTGCAGATACGCAACAGAAGCGCATGGTCGGGTGCCGGTTCTAGATGTTCCCTCGGGTATATGGTGAAGGGGGTTATCTTTTCCTTAAGACAGTTATTAAAGCACCTATATTATTTTGTTGTTTCTCCGGCCGCGATGATTGTATTCAACACCTATTTTGTTGACTGCCATATATGGGAATTGTTCATATTGCTTTCAATATCTGAAGTTCCATTAATGTGGTGCATTTTATCGAGCCTTGGTTGATGGCATTGATTGGGGGTGAATTTCACAAATTTTATGGTATCTACTTGTTCGACGATTGGTTGTGTCATAATGATGTCATTATGATTATAAAAACGCATGTCTGCTAAGAAGGTTAATCTCAAATGTGCCAACCTACTGCGTTTTGGATGGATGGCGACATATTAGGAGATAACATGATGTTTAATCTCTATGTGCATTTTTATTTTTTGACGGTTGATTCATGTGTCAACCTTAGGTGATCTATGAGATGTATTGTACATAGATTTAAAATTAATTAATAAATGATTGTGTATATCTATTGCTGCAGAGGCTGAGATTATACCACTACTACAAAGCAGACTTTCACACATGGCTAAAATGGCATGTTGCACACGGTTTACCAAACCATCACTATGCAAGGAGGAGTGATGTGCCTCTACAACGCAGCGAACGGCTGGTTTTTGGCACATGATTTAGTTCGATACGAAACCCATGTGCAACATGAAAGGTCTTCACAAGCGGTAATTCATAATCGAGCATCCATGTTTTGGCTAATAACAAATGACCGATGTTTTTCGCCATCTATGTTTAGCTCATTATGCACAAGTTTTTGTTTAAACAAGCGGTATGCTAACTTCTTATATTGCATATGTTTCTGCCTGCATAACTATGATACAAGCATATCTATGCCCACTTGTGCCAGTAACCCGTAATAGTATGACATCAATATTTGGATGCATGGTTCATCCACCACAAATACATGCATTTTGACATGTAATGATTGATAGCTATACAAGAGATATACAAAGTAAATCATTTATTTTTCTTGGTTGCATCTTTGTCTTTGTAGTTACGAAACGATAATACGAACGCTGCCTTCCCAAAGACTGTGGTGGCAGTATAACCCCTGGTTGTACCACGTTTCAACATGAACCCTTGGAGTTGTTGAGGATTTTCTCAAGCGATGTGCCATAATGGACTTCCTCCTTAAGTGAAGTTCAATTCCTAACCACCAAGAAAAATATTGCACATAAATATCATTAATGTGAGAATATATAAACACAGAAAAGCTAGAAACAAATAAATGCAAGTCAAATGCTTAGCAAAGTTTCCTATAAATGCAACTGCACGAATTAGATCATCACCTACACTGAGAGGTTGACAAATAAAAATGTAACCATGGATCAACTTCTACCATATAAGCAACTTCCACCGTATGGTCTAGCATATTAACTTGTACCACATAAGCAAATCATTCTAATACAATGCACAGATCTGATCATGAACATATAATATCAAACACAtatccactactaggaaaacccttaccgccggcgcaccattttggcctactgccggcgcaccagagcccgccggtgcgaacaggCCGGTGGTAACCGGCGCACCGGCTAGTGCGCCGGCGCACAGGGCTAGCTTCGCCGGCAATAGCGGTGTACCGCTGGTGCACGTGCAGCTGCGCCAGCAGTAGGGGCTGTCAGCAGTGGCGCGTGCGCCGTGCGTCGGCAGTAGGGGATGGAGGTGCGCCAGCGGTATAATCCGAAAATTCAATTTTTATAGCATTTTCCAGCGTATTACAATGCATATTTATATCATCCAATACAATAGATATTTATACAACAGTACATGCAATATGAAAAGCACATAaagagccaagtctcatttcggtatcaatacacaaataggcAAGTCTCatttcgaaatgttgattcatacaacacacatgcaacaccgaacgacgaagtttcacaaagttagaagtctcggtacatagtcgtcacaagtatcgtcatacaccacacaatgtagctactaacctaaactacaatcacataaaaCATGACCATGGTCACGAtgagcatcatcacgaaggccatgatcttcatccggttcctcctcatgtccctcatctctcctgcTAGATAAcacgcgtatcttccttccgccttcaccctagtggggtatcctttGTAGTTGTTGTcgctgaagcggtgcacctgtctccgacagtcctcccagttgTCGTAGACtctaggaaccctccccttgtacacggcatatgtcgtcggcatctccatgcacaagacaaataaaacgtcagtaccaatgcaattaacaagtgcgaactcaaataagagaaatgtagtatgaactaaatagcatctgcctcatactttgtcggtagaaacaaatattaacattcagggatggggtaagtgaagccaagtaggatgcacaacagattgatatttgtgccatcacactaggttcactcaccccaccccagagtgtagtgaccgaacattctaatcatcgtccaatgtaattaagaagtgccaactcaattaaaagacaagtagtacgaagtaAATAGCGTGTCTCATACTTTAttagtcgaaacaaatattaacatccagggatggagtcagtgaggctaggtaggatgcacaatagattgatatttgtggccatcacaccaagactcactggctccaccctcgagtgtacgagtgaccgaacattctaatcatcggcgaactacaAATACGAGCCATGTaagggtcgagtaaatgcaaatgatTAAGGTAAAGACACCATAATctagaaatatatagcaaagtaaatggaaTTATAGACGCaggttcacatgcacatccatacaaacTAAATAAAAGCGACAAGTCAATCGGgccggaatatatagcaattacagTACAGAAGTTcatggacatatcgttcaagcttaagCAAAAGAGTTGCCGTCGTAGGGTCAGGTTGTAGgcttagggggaatggacggcagcccttcaGCATGTTGAATGGCATGTCATcatgcgacatctccaagcggagttctatatcgtcattaggtggtagactgtAGCCGTAGAAGAGCACGCCAGACCTATTGTTCACATCGTGCAGGATTGTCGTGCAAATCAACTGCTGGACGCGACCCCCGTTTTTTCTCAGCTCTCTATCatcgacatccgccatgtttttaAACCTGTTCTGAGAGTCTCTGGCAACAATATGTCATcttcgtactttatgtactcctgcatctgaaggatggtgtaccacgcgtccatcccactcGTACTTTCCTTTGTGCTTTGAGGGGGGTTGTCTTggcggcgaagccggtgagagcatcattgagaacggccttgatgtgggtgtagtctttcttcttgtccctacccgagtcAAGATAgattgcatgcgagtgttgcgggtgcacgacgatgagggtgtagAACTTGTCTctacggaaaacacacggattaacctttgcaaATACAAAtgaagatataggatagaatggtaatggggactagcgagtgattatttactcggggaagtaagggatgagaatgtcgCTCTTTTTAATGTTCTCCAcaagaaatcctcgacctgcttggtggcaatcgcccgatcccatcgttgcagatgatgctctcccgcatatagaaggggtccattatcgcgatgcatGGTGTCCCTTCCTTAACGATATGGGAAGACAGGCTAAGAGCAACTAGCCGAACCACAGAAAAGTGGAGCATTTTCATGCGAAAGACGTCGAAGATGTCATTGAAccagatgaagcacaagtccgcggggtacttttcgacaaagttcatgccagttggcacctttgcCACGTACAAAGGGTAAGCAGGAGCTTTTGAATTGAGAAGTTGCTTCTCCGCATACAGGACACAGTTATGCAAACTCCTCATATCTGGGGTGAGTATGttgaggacatgctccggcagaatcggttcacccaagtgatgc includes these proteins:
- the LOC124674833 gene encoding WAT1-related protein At5g64700-like, coding for MGGASAAKAYGAVVLIRIMYSGMHVMSKIALDQGMNPFVFVFYRHTTAALVLIPATFVLERQKAKPVTLKIAAKMFIHALYGVTACGVLFNLGLNYASATSSSALYNVQPVVTFILAVILGMESMKLKKLHGNIKVAGILFCIAGVTVLAFYEGPMFKSFNHHRLFKDGGSSGNSSGADTYSKKQWVFGIFLMTLSNILAGLWTVLQGPLIEDTSKLMNTTLQISCASLQAFAVAVAAERDFSKWKLGFNISLVAVIYSGVIVTAISYYMQMWTIAKRGPVFLAMSMPLTMIFTIIISSLILGDAVSLGSIIAGILLIGGLYNVLWGKNMEEKDDMNKISAAGKPVLELQAQVPDDAAAKV